In one Hymenobacter sp. DG25B genomic region, the following are encoded:
- a CDS encoding response regulator transcription factor has product MHTPAQPNAYKILVVDDDPDIVELLEYNLRKEGYEVASAPDGRKALEIAPQFGPDIILLDVMMPHLDGIAACRQLRSMPKFKDTYIIFLTARAEEFSEVAAFEAGADDFIAKPIKPRALLSRLAAFVRRDKDPQHQSETIEINGLTIDRTGFAVYQDGKKISLPKKEFELLAFLAAAPHKVFNRDELLQNIWGNDVFVLARTVDVHVRKVREKVGDHHIQTIKGVGYKFNLD; this is encoded by the coding sequence GTGCATACGCCCGCTCAACCCAATGCCTACAAAATTCTGGTGGTAGATGATGATCCGGATATTGTAGAGCTGCTGGAATACAACCTCCGCAAGGAAGGCTATGAGGTAGCCAGTGCTCCGGATGGCCGCAAAGCCCTGGAAATAGCCCCACAGTTCGGCCCCGATATCATCCTGCTGGATGTAATGATGCCCCACCTGGATGGCATTGCGGCCTGCCGGCAGCTGCGCAGCATGCCCAAATTTAAAGACACATACATCATCTTCCTGACGGCCCGCGCCGAGGAATTTTCGGAAGTAGCGGCCTTTGAGGCAGGGGCCGATGACTTCATTGCCAAGCCCATTAAGCCGCGCGCCCTGCTCAGCCGTCTGGCTGCCTTTGTACGCCGCGACAAGGACCCGCAGCATCAGTCGGAAACCATTGAGATAAACGGCCTTACCATCGACCGTACTGGCTTTGCCGTGTACCAGGATGGTAAAAAAATCAGCCTTCCCAAGAAAGAGTTTGAGTTGCTGGCCTTCCTGGCGGCCGCGCCCCACAAGGTGTTCAACCGCGACGAGCTACTACAGAACATCTGGGGCAACGACGTCTTTGTGCTGGCCCGTACCGTGGATGTGCACGTGCGCAAAGTGCGCGAGAAAGTAGGCGACCATCATATTCAGACCATTAAAGGCGTCGGCTACAAATTCAACCTGGACTAG
- a CDS encoding sensor histidine kinase has translation MDLSSRSIAIIIALLVGGVLTAFAWIAPTLPFREAFLGAGITVAACFLLVYLSFEALIFREVNNIYAGLELIKRKEFRRLSNKFLFRPEPLKRMRDEILQMAERKQREIDELRRLQELRREFLADVSHELKTPIFAAQGFVHTVLEEGSEMDEFIRDKFLRKAANSLDALDGLVQDLVTISQLEKGVIRMRRKVFDVVELVQELFELLEQKAAERHVRLELFPPITPPGGLRVLADRNRIRQVLINLIDNAIKHGREGGHVVVSLHESGKNVRLEVRDDGAGIPKEHQHRIFERFYRIDKSRSRDSGGSGLGLAISKHIVEAHKSSIRVHSEVGQGTALEFKLPKPRKAAALQKEE, from the coding sequence ATGGACCTCTCATCACGCTCAATTGCCATCATCATTGCCCTGCTGGTGGGGGGCGTGCTCACTGCCTTTGCCTGGATTGCGCCCACCCTACCTTTTCGGGAGGCATTTCTGGGTGCCGGCATTACGGTAGCGGCCTGCTTTCTGCTGGTGTATCTATCGTTTGAAGCCCTGATTTTCCGAGAAGTCAACAACATCTACGCCGGGCTGGAGCTCATTAAGCGCAAGGAATTCCGCCGCCTCTCCAACAAATTCCTGTTCCGGCCGGAGCCGCTGAAGCGCATGCGGGACGAAATTCTGCAGATGGCCGAGCGCAAGCAGCGCGAAATTGATGAGTTGCGCCGCCTGCAGGAGCTCCGCCGGGAGTTTCTGGCCGATGTATCGCACGAGCTGAAAACCCCCATTTTCGCGGCCCAGGGCTTTGTGCACACTGTGCTGGAAGAAGGCAGCGAGATGGACGAGTTCATCCGGGACAAGTTTCTGCGCAAAGCAGCCAATAGCCTGGATGCTTTGGATGGCCTGGTACAGGACCTCGTCACTATTTCGCAGCTGGAAAAAGGCGTTATTCGGATGCGCCGCAAGGTGTTTGATGTAGTAGAGCTGGTACAGGAGCTATTTGAGTTGCTGGAGCAGAAAGCCGCCGAGCGGCATGTGCGCCTGGAACTGTTTCCGCCCATTACTCCACCGGGCGGCCTGCGCGTGCTCGCCGACCGCAACCGCATCCGGCAGGTGCTCATCAACCTGATTGATAACGCCATAAAGCACGGCCGGGAGGGCGGGCACGTGGTAGTGAGCCTGCACGAAAGCGGTAAAAATGTACGCCTGGAAGTGCGCGACGACGGCGCCGGCATCCCCAAAGAGCACCAGCACCGCATTTTTGAGCGCTTCTACCGCATTGATAAAAGCCGCTCCCGCGACTCCGGCGGCTCCGGCCTGGGGCTGGCCATCAGCAAGCACATTGTGGAGGCACACAAGTCCAGCATTCGGGTGCACAGCGAGGTGGGCCAGGGCACAGCGCTGGAGTTTAAGCTGCCCAAGCCCCGGAAAGCCGCCGCCCTGCAAAAGGAGGAGTAA